The Lycium barbarum isolate Lr01 chromosome 9, ASM1917538v2, whole genome shotgun sequence genome has a segment encoding these proteins:
- the LOC132609667 gene encoding pentatricopeptide repeat-containing protein At2g22410, mitochondrial-like, with translation MKFPHFPFIYTKFKSFFHFHKLLFSSQPKKWNSNLIITHPTLILIESCNSMLQIKQIQASMIHTGIISHIFPISRLISFCALDVNGDIHYAHKLFDEMSEPNVYIWNTMVRGYVKNQFFDLGFCFFRRMVRENVEMDKRSYVFVLKGCRVGVGVGGSVHCRIWKVGFLSELIVRNGLIHFYGESGKIDDARKVFDESPERDVVTWTSLIDGYVEKNMVDEALGLFDLMCSNGVEFNDVTLITVFSACSLKGDLSLGKSVHELVEKRGVECSLNLTNAMLDMYVKCGCLPMAKEIFDRMEIKDVFSWTSMIHGYAKYGEVDLAKKCFSEMPERNVISWNAMIACYSQNNSPLEAIELFHEMEKQGLVPMESTLVSVLSACAQSSSLDFGRRIHDYYVKQKWVKYSVILANALIDMYGKCGSVDEAVELFDKMAQRDLVSWNSVIVGCASHGLAKKALTLFEQMKSSGFEPDSITFVGVLSACVHGGLVNQGWEYFTSMELNGSFPEVAHYACMVDLLGRSGHLKEAYNLIKQMPMEPDKAVWGALLNGCRMHVNVELAKVAAEKLIELDPQDSGIYVLLASLCANERKWADVRMVRSLMRAKGAKKNRGYSLIEVDGNFYEFVAADDSYPESQAIYKMLDEIILLAKLEVYVSDAQIH, from the coding sequence ATGAAATTCCCTCACTTTCCATTCATTTACACAAAATTCAAATCTTTCTTCCATTTTCACAAACTATTATTTTCTTCACAACCCAAAAAATGGAACTCAAATCTTATAATCACTCACCCAACTTTAATCCTAATAGAATCTTGCAATTCAATGTTACAAATAAAGCAAATTCAAGCCAGTATGATACACACTGGCATAATTTCACATATTTTCCCTATAAGTAGACTCATATCCTTTTGTGCTTTGGATGTTAATGGTGATATACACTATGCACATAAGTTGTTTGATGAAATGTCTGAACCAAATGTGTATATTTGGAATACTATGGTTAGGGGTTATGTTAAAAATCAGTTCTTTGATTTGGGTTTTTGTTTTTTTAGGAGAATGGTAAGGGAAAATGTTGAAATGGATAAAAGAAgttatgtttttgttttgaaagggtgtagggtgggggtgggggtgggtgggtcAGTGCATTGTAGGATTTGGAAAGTTGGGTTTTTGAGTGAATTGATTGTGAGGAACGGTTTGATTCATTTTTATGGTGAAAGTGGGAAAATTGACGATGCACGGAAGGTGTTCGATGAAAGTCCTGAGAGAGATGTGGTTACTTGGACTAGCTTGATTGATGGATATGTGGAAAAGAATATGGTTGATGAGGCATTGGGGTTGTTTGATTTGATGTGTTCGAACGGTGTTGAGTTTAACGATGTTACGTTGATAACGGTGTTTTCTGCGTGTTCGTTGAAgggggatttgagtttggggaaATCGGTTCATGAGCTCGTGGAGAAAAGAGGTGTCGAATGCAGTCTTAATTTGACGAACGCGATGTTGGATATGTATGTGAAGTGTGGTTGTTTGCCTATGGCTAAAGAGATTTTCGATAGGATGGAAATAAAAGATGTCTTTTCTTGGACAAGTATGATACATGGATATGCCAAATATGGGGAGGTAGACTTGGCAAAGAAGTGTTTTAGCGAAATGCCTGAGAGAAACGTAATTTCTTGGAATGCGATGATCGCTTGCTACTCGCAAAATAATAGTCCTTTGGAGGCCATTGAACTCTTTCACGAAATGGAGAAACAAGGTTTAGTTCCTATGGAGAGCACTTTGGTTTCCGTGCTATCCGCTTGTGCTCAATCTAGTTCGTTGGATTTTGGTCGACGAATTCATGATTATTATGTTAAGCAAAAATGGGTTAAGTACAGTGTGATCCTGGCAAACGCATTAATAGACATGTACGGCAAATGTGGAAGCGTGGACGAAGCTGTAGAGCTGTTCGACAAAATGGCACAAAGAGATTTGGTTTCCTGGAATTCAGTAATAGTAGGTTGTGCTTCTCATGGGCTCGCGAAGAAGGCCCTAACTCTTTTCGAACAAATGAAATCCTCGGGATTCGAGCCAGATAGCATCACATTTGTGGGCGTTCTATCAGCATGCGTTCATGGTGGATTGGTTAATCAAGGCTGGGAGTACTTTACGAGCATGGAGTTAAATGGATCCTTTCCCGAGGTGGCTCACTATGCTTGCATGGTTGATTTACTTGGTAGATCTGGGCATTTGAAAGAAGCTTATAATCTTATAAAACAAATGCCAATGGAACCTGATAAAGCTGTTTGGGGCGCTTTGCTTAATGGTTGTCGGATGCATGTAAATGTTGAGCTGGCCAAGGTTGCTGCTGAGAAACTTATCGAATTAGATCCTCAAGATAGTGGCATTTACGTGCTTCTTGCAAGTTTGTGTGCTAATGAACGGAAATGGGCTGATGTTAGAATGGTTAGAAGTTTAATGAGAGCTAAAGGAGCGAAGAAGAACCGTGGATATAGTTTGATAGAGGTCGATGGTAACTTCTACGAATTTGTGGCTGCTGACGACTCATACCCCGAATCTCAGGCAATATATAAAATGCTCGATGAGATTATATTGCTCGCTAAGTTAGAAGTATATGTCTCTGATGCACAAATTCACTGA